TTCCTAAAAAAACGATATAAATATTGGCAATTTGCAAAGCATCATATTTAATGGATGGCACAAATAATAAGCCCAATTTTAACACTTCTATTTGATGAATGATTAACTGTTTAGATGATAAATTACAAACTATTCCCTCACTCCTCTTTGTTGTCGGTGATTCCTGCTCGGTCTCGGCTGGACCTGAATCATAGCTGGCtgtattgttttgtttgtttctaaAAAAGTTTCCCCAGATGACGGCATTGAAGCTGTGGTATTAGTGGATTTGGgatgagttaaaatttaatgccaagaagtgcagagtgatacacttggggtgcagaaacccaaaaaaagatgtaccagataggaggtgagagactggtaaagctcggctcaggagaagGACCTTGGGGTAATGGtgactgaggatctgaaggtgaagaaacaatgtgacaaggcgacggctgtggccagaaggatgctaggctgcatagagaggggcataaccagcagaagaaaggaggtgttgatgcccctctacaagtcgttgatgaggccccacttggagtatggtgttcagctttggaggccgtatcttgctaaagatgtaaaaagactggaagcagtacatagaaaagctacaaaaatggtatgggatttacgttgcaaagcgtacgaggagagacttgctgacctgaacatgtataccttggagaaaaggagaaacagggttgacacaatacagacgttcaaatatttgaaaggtattaatccacaaacaaaccttttccagagacgggaaggtggtagaactagaggacatgaattgaggttgaagggggggggggggggcagtctcaggagtaatgtcaggaagtattttttcatggaaagggtggtggatacatggaatgccctcctgcgggtgctggtggagatgaaaacggtaatagaattcaaacatgcgtgggataaacacaaaggaatcctgtttagaaggaatggatccacggaatcttagtggagattgggtggtgacgtcGGTAATTGGGAatcaaaaccggtgctgggcagacttctaaggtctacaccctgatcataactaaatagatatggatggcctggagtgtaaattttaagggagtcTGACGTTAGCgccagaacttttagtacaagaagagtgctgggcagacttctacagtctgtgccctgagaatggcaaggacaaatcaaatgtaaaatgagtttatcttgttgggcagactggatggaccactcaggtctttatctgccatcatttactgttactatcaggctcattttcgaaagagaaggatgcccatctttcgacacaaatcgatagatggacgtccttctcacagggtcatccaaatcggtataatcgaaagccgattttggatgtccccaactgctttctgtcgtagggatggccaaagttcaagggagcgtatcAGAGGCATTGCGAAGgcagaacttgggcgtgcctaacacatggacgtccttgacccataatggaaaaaaagggcgtccttgatgagcacttggacgactttacctagtcctgtttttcttacaaaaaggtggccaaaatgaccagatgaccaccagagggaattgtggatgacctccccttactcccccaatggtccaCTCAAGTACAAGTCTGTTAAATACCATACTATAACCTGACGAATggacaaaccaatagggagataatatcaaaaaatatttattaaaaatattcatatcaaggacccgacacggtccatttCAGGGGAGTGCCCTtagctacccattgaggtggccgaaagggctcccacgctaacccggtgatAACCAGGTGTTACCACCGGGTACAGTCCGGCGCTACAAGAATTTAAGTagcaatacatttttgtagcattggaaATGACGAcgcagtaggggtgggaagtaccgccgggctgctgaggtagcctgTCGGTACTTCCGTAAttaagcggtaagcctgcgttggacttaccgctgcttagtaaaaggagccctcaataTGTAAAATCTGTGTGATGGTGTGAATTAAAGGGGAAACCTACTGTAATAACAGATCGTGACCATATCAACGtcttttgcatttattttgtaaTAACTAAATTGAAATGAAATGACATCACATTACCATTAGGGGTTTACACTTAAAAAGAGCAAAAAAAGGACGACAGTTCCCCAAACCAGTAAACTACAGGCAGCGGtggaaaggaaaaacagcatcTCTTTCACCCCTGCACACTTTCAGAGTCTGAATCCCAGAGACATTCTTTCGTTCTTTCTTTCTCCTGCTTCTCAGGTCCAGGAGCCCCtgtcatttctcctctttctccaacTGCTCTACTCCTTTCAGTAGGAATCTGCTGATTCCCCGTTCAAGCTCATACCTTCAAGCAAGCGTAGAAGCCTCAGCAACCCTGTGACTGCTCATTGTTTCTTTATTCCTTATGACAGTATGGCTGGAATAGCCAAAATCCTTAATTCCCTCCAGAACTTGGTACACGGCAGAGCTAAAGACCCTTCCCCTCACTTCGGGGGAAGTAGGAACCAAAGACAAAAAATTGAGTAAGGCTGGGATTTTGTACCAATCACATTTTCCGTCCAAAGCGGTCTCCTCATGCCATTACCTCCCAGGTTAGGAggatgcccctcccctcatcccatAGAACTGTTAGGGGTCTCTTCTCACTATGCAGAACCTCAGAGGTCTCCACAGAGCACTACATGCTTTCAAAGTACTCTGTTTATTTAGATATAATGCCTTTCCCTGCGTGGAGCACAGAGAATGTCCTACTTAGGGTACTAGATTTTCATTGATGCCACAGGGTCAGGTGTTTTAAAAGTCTCAGTGACCTGCTAGGGGTCTACATAAAGGGAGATGGTTTCCCACCAGGACACCCCACAAGCTCACTTTTGAGCGCATAaaaatggttcacaaaattatctatggtgaagccccgggatacatgacagacttgatcgacctaccaactagaaacacatccgaatcaacacgaacgtatctaaatctgcactactcaagctgcaaaggactcaaatacaaatcaacttacgcgtccagtttttcctacatcagcacacaactgtggaacgcattaacaaaagccttgaaaactaagtacgatcacctaaacttccggaaaacactaaaaactaacctgtttaaaaaggcataccttaccgatccaacctaaatgcctgatctctgcaacacaacaaaactagagaacgtaatggacataactcaactcttccattgtatgattccctagtgtggctgtgcacatgaactttatcttaccacaacatcactttgtatttgtttacaccggagtctgtaacacctctccagtactatgtaagtcacattgagcctacaaataggtgggaaattgtgggatacaaatgtaacaaataaataaataaataatctaaaaATGGGTATTCTATCACACAGCAGATCTCTCAGAGGGAGGGACAAACtacaggccccttttactaagtcacgtaggtGCCTAggcatgcccaatgcatgccaaaatggacttaccgcgtGGCTACCgcgtggttcttgtggtaatttcaattttggcacacaattattttcggacgtgcgtagCGGACTCATgacaagtggcatctgacgtgcgtaggtccttactgcccaaattccttaccgctaggtctatggctggcggtaatgtcagagaccccaaatggacgtgcgacaattttgattttgccgcacatccatttttgggagacaaaaaaggcctttttttaacaggcgtgctgaaaaatgattccccgcgtgcccaaaacccacgcctacactaccgcaagccacttttcagtgcactgttataaaaggaccccctaggagAATTAGGAGAACAGAGCAATAGGTTGAGAGTCGGGAGAAACCAGCATTCAAATTCTACCGCTGATCCTTCTGATTTTGGCTatattacttaaccctccattgtctcatttACATGTTTAATAAAGAGCTATAGATTCTTCCACTTAACGCATGTTAGCCAAAAGCATCGCACCACAAGTGCAAAGACCCTGCGGTAACTGTTGAGGGTGTGTCCAGCGTTCCCCCTGCAGTTTCCACACAGACGTGTTCCctaacatgcatcactttcaggCATAAAGAGTGCAGATGCCCCTAACACGTTAACTGCACACTTGACACTGCTGAAACTCCAGCCATACCCTGCCCAATCTCTGCTCCATCCCGTGTTAAGCAGTTAGGaccagattctttatatggtgcctgaaaaatcggcactgaaaatatttgcacctaggtgtattctgtagcttgccaggtacttttgacctggattggccactgttggaaacaggatactgggcttgatggaccttcagtctatcccagtatcataatgcttatgttcttatgctcttaagtccatagtctgttattgagatggacatgggggaagccactgctgtccctgggatcagtagcatggaatgttgctactatttggcattctagaatcttgttactctttggtattctagaatcttgcaattctttggggttctacatggaatgttgctactatttgggtttctgccaggtacttgtgacctggattggccactgttggaaacaggatactgggcttgatggaccttcggtctgtcccagtatggcaacacttatgcagaTTTAgggatggtttatagaatacgcatactAAAAATTGGCATAATACCGACAcaagttaggtgcagagcaggtgtgttGTCTAGCCTTGTGTGTAgattttcaaaatgcccatggtccacccattccactcccatggccatgccccttttggggCAACTcgcattaaaatttacatgcaccactttacagaatatgcctagcaagttgtgcatgtaaattctaattaatagcaattagtatcaataattacttgttaagtggcACTTATCAGTGTTGAtcggcttgttaagtaattaaattgcaagtggaaattcaaacatgcgtgggatatgcataaaggaatcctgtgcagtaggaatgaatcctcagaagcttagccaaaattgggtggcagagcaggtggggaaagagaggttggtggttgggaggcgaggatagtggagggcagacttatacggtctgtgccagagccggtgatgggaggcgggactggtggttgggaggtgggagatactgctgggcagacttgtacggtctgtgccctgaaaaaggcaggtacaaatcaaggtaagttatacacatatgagattatcttgttgggcagactggatggaccatgcaggtctttttccgccgtcatctactatgttactatgaaatccagaatacaaccggatttgcgcgtgcaattttggacatgctatatagaatctgggggaaaggaCCAAACTTTCACTGCAAGGCTGTTTTAACATGCtaggtgcagggccgccgaggggggggcagggatgcCAAATTCCcctggcccaggcctccaagggggggcccggtgctggggtctctctctcctgctcctgacgggatccAGGTGATCATGTCCTGACatgagcaagagagagaaaactccagcaccaagccccccttgaaggctggggaggacctggagtaACAGATAAAGcaggctgctcttcttcacagtctgtCATACTGCATTCCCCTGCAGGCTGCTGAAatagcttgggctcttcagcttggagaaaagatggctgaggggagatatgatagaggtctataaaataatgagtgaagtggaatgggtagacgtgaatcgcttgtttactctttccaaaaatactaggactagagggcatgcgatgaagctagccctagccgctttagcctttcctcatagggaagtcatcccatcccctttattattttcgttgcccttctctgtaccatttctaattccactattccacaattgaacacactattcgaggcgcaccatggaccgatacatacgcattataatgtcctcacttttgttttccattcctttcctaataatatctaacattctaattgctttcttagccaccgccgtacactgagcagagggtttcaatgtatcatcaacaatgataacacctagatccctttcttggtcggtgactcctaacatggaaccttgcattacatatctttcccatatgcatcactttgcatttacattaaacatcatctgacatttagatgcccagtctcccaaggtcctgttgtaatttttcacaatcctctagcgatttaacaactttgagtaactttgtgttgtcagcaaatttaattacctcatttgttactcccatctctagatcatttataaatataataaaaagcagtggtcccagcacagagccctggggaacccactaactccccttctccattgagaatactgaccatttaaccctactctcttgttttctgtcttttaactagtttttaatccacagtagaacacttcctcctatcccaaaactctccaatttcttctggagtctttcatgaggtactttgtcaaacgccttttgaaaatccagatacataatatcaaccagctcacctttatccacatttgttcactcTTCAAAGGaatgtaatagattggcgaggcaagatttcccttcactaattccatgttggctttgtctcattaattcatgcttttgaatatggtctgtaattttgttccttataatagtctctaccatttttcccggcaccgacgtcaggtttaccagtctataatttcctggatcccctctggaacctttttaaaatatcggtgttacattggccaccctccaatcttccggtaccatgctcgattttaaagataacagttccgcaagttcatgtttcaattctatcagtactctgggatgaataccatctggaccaggagatttgctattcttcagtttgtcaaattgctccattaaaTCCTGTAGGGtgatagagatttcattcagtttctccaacttgtagactttgaataccatttctggcaccatctctcccaaatcttcctccctCACTCTGTGTTTCTACAagacccttctcctcctccattcTTCCTCTTCTGCAagaccctcctccccaccctttCCTGCTCCATCCCCTGGACCCTTCTCGCTCATCTTTCACCTGCTGCAGCCATTCCTTCCTCGCGTCTATTGGTTAAGGCCGCCGCCCGTCCTGTGATTGGGAGAGGGGGCGGGCTTTCGGCTGGGGCCGAACTAGGAGGGCGGTGTCTGCGGCGAAGAACTCAGAGCGCTCCGGGACGCGGCCGGAGCCGGAGGTGCAGGGGGGTCCACGCCGCCGCCGCCATGGGCACCGTGCTGTCGCTGTCCCCTCCGCACGCCCGCAGCAGCAGCAAGCCGGAGCGCAGCCTGCGGCGCCCGTCCGTCCTGCTGTCGGCCCTGGCCTGGAAGCGCCTGGTGGCCGCCTCGGCTAAGAAGAAGAGCGCCAAGAAGGTGAACCCCAAGCCTTCCCCTGCCCCGGAGAGCTGCTCCCCGCGCCGGGTGCTGGTGCAGGCGTCCACGGGCGAGCTGCTGCGCTGCCTGGCGCATTTCCTGTGCCGCCGCTGCTACCGCCTGAAGGAGCTGAGCCCGGCCGAGGTGGTGGGCTGGTTCCGCACCGTCGACCGCGCCCTCCTGCTGCAGGGCTGGCAGGACCAGGGCTTCATCAGCCCCGCCAACCTGGTCTTCGTCTACCTGCTATGCCGCGAGGCGGTGGGCTCCGAGCTGGCCACCTCGGCCGAGCTGCAGGCCGCCTTCCTCACCTGCCTCTACCTGGCCTACTCCTACATGGGCAACGAGATCTCCTACCCGCTCAAGCCCTTCTTGGTGGAGCAGGGCAGCAAGGACGCCTTCTGGGAGCGCTGCCTGCGGATCATCCAGCGCAGCAGTGCCAAGATGCTGCAGATCAACGCCGACCCGCACTACTTCACGCAGGTCTTCCGGGAGCtgaagggtgagggtggggggcccTGGAAGGAAaaatgagtcccccccccccccacgcattcTGAAAATCATGCATCATGGAAACTGACGTTGGGTTGGGGAGctgcaacaccccctccccccccccctttctacaGAGGACGTGCTAGGAAGGAACCTCTTTGGACTGGATGGAGTTGACAAGAATCGCACCTACACCCGGAGAAGTCTTCGTTCGTGCTCTATTTTTATATACCATAAAGTGCATGCTGATTTGCTCTGTCATGGCTTCAAAGCGCAGGCTCCCCTTGGAAGCCATCAGAACCTTAGAAATGaggtcatttttttttagttgaaaAGCAGATTTTGCATTTTCTTGCTACTAGAGAGAAATCTTGtggggggaaagtagggagctGTCCAGGGTGCTGCTGAACCCAGTAGGGAGCTGTCCAGGGTGCTGCTGAACCCGGGCACTGCACATTTCCCTTGCCTGAACCAAATAGGAAGGGAAGTTGGTTTTCGTGCCAATGTTCAAATGCAGAAACACCGGTGTATTGTTTTATATGCTACATGTAAAAAGACATAAAAGTCGAGAGATGATCATTTGTTAAAAGGTAATGCGAAGCAGTGGGTAAGGGTGGAAAATGTGGGTTTCACGCTTCTTTTCTTTTgctaaatgaataaagttgaagACAGAGGGAAAGAGGAAGTGGGTGTCCTAAATGCCAAGCTGCCTTGCCTGCCTGGCCTTGTGTACTGATGTTAAATAGCCAATTTGGCGTAGGCCCTAATGGACTTCAGTTATTGAGCTGTGATTCATCTTTCCCCATCCGCTTGCTCATGCTTTCAGTCTTAGGATGTTTTTCAAAGAGACATTTGGATTTATCGGTCTAACCTTGAGTGCTTACTGCATTTTTCAGTCGCATAAAACGAAAACTTGTACCTCCTTACAACGTTTTTcgtgctgtctctctctctctcactcacacacacaaacgcattTATAAAGACTGtttcagtttctgttttctgATTAATCACCAGGGTCCTGTTAAAATAGTGATAATTAGAAGAATTACTACTGGATGTGCTCTGTATTAACATGCTTTTTTAACACAATGTATGATGTCTTGATCTTCCCTCTTCCTTTTTGTGTTTCTTATTGCAtgtattgggagggagggggatgggaaggagGAAGTGAGTGTGTTGATCTTGTGTTTTTATCGTGGACACCTGAGGCTGCTTTGTGGAAACCTGGAAGAGAATTTGGACTACAGGAAGCCGTCCTCCGCTGCAGAGCGAGTGTTGCTGTCCATTAGCAGATGGCCAGATGCCATTTCTCTTTCCTGGGTTCTCCTGCTTTCCGAGTTGTTCAGCGGTGCTGAC
The genomic region above belongs to Microcaecilia unicolor chromosome 7, aMicUni1.1, whole genome shotgun sequence and contains:
- the CDK5R2 gene encoding cyclin-dependent kinase 5 activator 2 → MGTVLSLSPPHARSSSKPERSLRRPSVLLSALAWKRLVAASAKKKSAKKVNPKPSPAPESCSPRRVLVQASTGELLRCLAHFLCRRCYRLKELSPAEVVGWFRTVDRALLLQGWQDQGFISPANLVFVYLLCREAVGSELATSAELQAAFLTCLYLAYSYMGNEISYPLKPFLVEQGSKDAFWERCLRIIQRSSAKMLQINADPHYFTQVFRELKGEGGGPWKEK